Proteins found in one Candidatus Nitrosopelagicus brevis genomic segment:
- a CDS encoding proteasome assembly chaperone family protein: MLQQNIPEAEIYEVGKNKLKNPTIFVGFVGAGLVGTIAVDHMINELDMKEVGFLRSKHLPPSTVFMQGRLRHPFRIYSNSDGSICAIICEIVISQDGIYNIAMAILDWAEKKGSTEIIVLDGVADKKHDGNAFFAAEVDLCRVMEENDIQMVPQGFITGISGGILNECLIRKIRGITLLAKADELTPDPVAAATIIDAINRVYDTEINTKNLKKQKEQMSTDLKELSDKYSEHKKIDSNMYM; the protein is encoded by the coding sequence GTGTTGCAGCAAAACATACCTGAAGCAGAGATCTACGAAGTAGGAAAAAATAAGTTGAAAAATCCTACAATTTTTGTTGGTTTTGTGGGAGCAGGATTAGTTGGAACTATAGCAGTGGATCATATGATAAACGAATTGGATATGAAAGAGGTAGGTTTTCTCCGCTCAAAACATTTGCCACCATCAACAGTATTCATGCAAGGTAGACTAAGACATCCATTTCGGATTTATTCAAACAGCGATGGAAGTATCTGTGCAATAATTTGTGAAATAGTAATCAGTCAAGATGGGATTTACAATATCGCCATGGCGATTCTAGATTGGGCTGAAAAAAAAGGTTCAACTGAAATTATAGTGTTGGATGGTGTTGCCGACAAAAAACACGATGGAAATGCATTTTTTGCAGCAGAAGTTGACCTGTGTAGAGTTATGGAGGAAAATGATATCCAAATGGTCCCTCAAGGATTCATTACTGGAATTTCAGGAGGAATACTAAATGAATGTCTAATTAGAAAAATTCGTGGAATTACATTGCTTGCAAAAGCGGACGAATTAACACCAGATCCTGTCGCAGCAGCCACAATTATTGATGCAATTAACAGAGTTTACGATACAGAAATTAATACAAAAAATTTAAAGAAACAAAAAGAGCAGATGAGCACAGATTTGAAAGAATTATCTGATAAATATTCGGAACATAAAAAAATTGATTCAAATATGTACATGTAG
- the purM gene encoding phosphoribosylformylglycinamidine cyclo-ligase: MTISYKKAGVDITEIKKSQRAIGKLIGSTHNLQKMAKMTHGFGHYAGIVEIPGGKLLATHTDGVGTKVMIANLMKKYDTIGIDCIAMNVNDIICIGATPISFVDYIAANKNDQKIFKQIVSGLVKGAKKSSMPIVGGETAIMSDLIAGKGFGFDLAGMVVGMLSKKDMVLGDKIKPNDVIIGIKSSGLHSNGYSLARKALLTKYSVKDNIKGIGNLGNALLRPTEIYVKPVLEAVKKCKIHGLAHITGGSFTKLLRLKQIGYNLDSMPKTPALMQLIEDSGVKNEEMYKTFNMGIGFCIIAPENQTKNIHKIFKKHKTKSYEIGRISKNKGVFINKLKIA, from the coding sequence ATGACAATAAGTTACAAGAAAGCAGGGGTTGACATAACTGAGATAAAAAAAAGTCAACGTGCAATCGGTAAACTGATTGGCTCAACTCATAATTTACAAAAAATGGCAAAGATGACACATGGATTTGGGCATTATGCAGGAATTGTTGAAATTCCAGGTGGAAAATTATTAGCAACACATACTGACGGAGTAGGAACCAAAGTTATGATTGCAAATTTAATGAAAAAATATGATACAATTGGAATAGATTGTATTGCAATGAATGTGAATGACATTATTTGTATTGGTGCAACGCCAATTTCATTTGTAGATTACATTGCTGCAAACAAAAATGATCAAAAAATTTTCAAACAAATAGTATCAGGATTGGTCAAAGGTGCAAAAAAATCCTCAATGCCAATTGTAGGTGGAGAAACTGCAATAATGTCAGATTTAATTGCAGGCAAAGGTTTTGGATTTGATCTTGCAGGGATGGTAGTAGGGATGCTTTCAAAAAAAGACATGGTATTGGGAGATAAAATAAAACCAAATGACGTAATTATTGGAATTAAAAGTTCAGGATTACATTCTAACGGATACTCATTAGCACGTAAAGCACTTTTAACAAAATATTCAGTTAAAGACAATATCAAAGGAATTGGAAATTTAGGAAATGCACTTTTACGTCCAACAGAGATTTACGTCAAACCAGTTTTAGAAGCAGTAAAAAAATGTAAAATTCACGGACTGGCACACATTACAGGAGGATCATTTACAAAATTATTGAGACTAAAACAAATTGGATATAACTTGGACAGTATGCCTAAAACTCCAGCATTGATGCAATTAATTGAAGATTCAGGAGTGAAAAATGAAGAGATGTACAAGACATTCAACATGGGAATAGGATTTTGTATTATCGCTCCAGAGAATCAAACCAAAAATATTCATAAAATTTTCAAAAAACATAAGACGAAATCTTATGAAATCGGCAGAATCAGTAAAAACAAGGGCGTTTTTATTAATAAATTGAAAATTGCATAG
- a CDS encoding cation:proton antiporter: protein MAAEAGFIEVIIAVGILLAAAKLMGELFSRIKLPIVLGELLAGMIIGPFALGAFLLHPETGESILKIGPELRTLGEIGAIVILFMAGLEMTPKEFLRGGKASFTVGTLGVIVPFFAGLLVFQAFGYDALQAMMIATALTATSIAISIQVLKEFNKIKSPEARLIIAAAVVDDILAIAVLSVVTSLGSAEAIDNIDLLDVTFTILKVLGFFAAILIAAIFILPKVITPRIWKSTGSVEGIATASFFGAAAIAGTLGLSPIVGAFAVGMALSATKVFEKIENFISRIGLIFAPLFFAIIGAQVDFRTVNLDVLMLSAVVIAIAISTKLLGCGLPSILFLKNKTAGMRVGIGMISRGEVGLIVAGVGLSSGVLTGDVYTTIVLMVAVTTIITPIWLKMDYRKEVAKVE, encoded by the coding sequence ATGGCAGCAGAAGCAGGCTTCATTGAAGTTATCATTGCAGTAGGAATCTTACTAGCAGCTGCAAAGCTAATGGGCGAATTATTCAGTAGGATAAAACTCCCAATTGTTTTAGGTGAATTACTAGCCGGAATGATAATTGGACCGTTTGCATTAGGTGCATTTTTGCTTCATCCAGAAACAGGAGAATCAATTTTAAAAATTGGACCAGAACTTAGAACCCTAGGAGAAATTGGTGCAATTGTAATTTTGTTTATGGCAGGATTGGAAATGACACCAAAAGAATTTCTTCGAGGTGGAAAGGCATCATTTACAGTAGGAACCTTAGGAGTTATAGTTCCATTCTTTGCAGGACTTTTAGTATTTCAAGCATTTGGATACGATGCATTACAGGCAATGATGATTGCTACAGCACTTACTGCAACAAGTATAGCAATTTCAATTCAGGTACTAAAGGAGTTTAATAAAATTAAATCACCAGAGGCTCGGTTAATTATAGCAGCTGCAGTTGTAGACGATATTTTGGCAATCGCAGTACTATCAGTTGTTACATCATTAGGAAGTGCAGAGGCAATAGACAATATTGATTTACTTGACGTTACATTTACAATTCTTAAGGTATTAGGATTCTTTGCAGCAATTCTGATTGCAGCCATTTTCATACTTCCAAAAGTCATTACACCAAGAATATGGAAATCAACTGGAAGTGTAGAAGGAATAGCAACCGCATCATTCTTTGGAGCAGCTGCAATTGCAGGAACTTTAGGATTATCCCCAATTGTAGGAGCATTTGCAGTAGGAATGGCACTATCAGCAACAAAAGTGTTTGAAAAAATAGAGAATTTCATTAGTAGAATTGGATTAATTTTTGCGCCGTTGTTTTTTGCGATAATTGGTGCGCAAGTAGACTTTAGAACGGTAAACTTGGACGTATTAATGCTAAGTGCAGTAGTTATTGCAATTGCAATTTCGACTAAATTACTTGGATGTGGATTACCATCAATTCTATTTTTGAAAAATAAAACTGCAGGAATGAGAGTAGGAATAGGAATGATCTCAAGAGGAGAAGTAGGATTAATTGTTGCAGGAGTAGGATTATCATCAGGAGTGTTAACAGGAGATGTATACACAACTATTGTTCTCATGGTAGCTGTCACCACAATAATCACACCAATTTGGCTCAAGATGGATTATAGAAAAGAAGTAGCAAAAGTAGAATAA
- a CDS encoding tRNA uridine(34) 5-carboxymethylaminomethyl modification radical SAM/GNAT enzyme Elp3: MQKLSENFLHACREICERLSEIENLEKNQIKNEIKETCSKYSLERLPRNSEILSAATEEQFPILQKVLLKKPVKSASGVTVIAIMPKPFACPHGRCTFCPGGTEINTPNSYTGKEPVTLSAIEDNYEPGVQIKRRIEQLIAFGHDPTKLELVIVGGTFLFMPDDYQRNFIKSCYDAINGFESVSLEDAKRNNEKAKMRNVGFTIETKPDYCQQKHVDMMLDYGTTRVEIGVQSLTERVYKIVNRGHNLQQVISSFQIAKDAGYKIVAHMMPGLPTMSPEEDIADFKKLFEMEEFRPDMLKIYPALVLKDTPLYEDYKLGNYKPYSTEEMINVLTESKKIIPKWVRIMRVQREITMDEIVDGPKMGNLRQKVHEELAKHGTSCKCIRCREAGLNNKKEFSELKLERIDYDACGGKEVFLSFNDADDLTYGFLRLRKPSEKAHREEITDKTSIVRELHVFGKAISIGEQEEFSFQHQGIGKKLMMEAEKIAATDLSSNKLCVISAVGTREYYKKLNYRINGPYMAKEL, from the coding sequence ATGCAGAAATTAAGTGAGAATTTTTTACATGCATGTAGAGAAATATGTGAAAGATTATCTGAAATTGAAAATCTAGAAAAAAATCAAATTAAAAATGAAATTAAAGAAACATGTTCAAAATATTCATTAGAAAGATTACCTAGAAATTCAGAGATATTATCAGCTGCAACTGAAGAACAATTTCCTATTCTTCAAAAAGTTTTACTGAAAAAACCAGTAAAATCAGCTTCAGGGGTTACTGTAATTGCAATAATGCCAAAACCTTTTGCATGTCCTCACGGAAGGTGTACTTTTTGCCCAGGAGGAACAGAAATCAATACACCAAATAGCTATACAGGTAAAGAACCTGTCACACTCAGTGCAATTGAAGACAATTATGAACCAGGAGTCCAAATTAAAAGAAGAATTGAACAGTTAATTGCATTCGGTCATGATCCTACAAAATTAGAGCTGGTAATTGTTGGAGGAACATTTCTGTTTATGCCAGATGACTATCAACGCAATTTCATAAAATCATGTTATGACGCAATAAATGGATTTGAATCAGTTAGTTTGGAAGATGCAAAAAGAAATAATGAAAAAGCAAAAATGAGAAACGTTGGTTTCACAATAGAAACAAAACCAGACTATTGTCAACAAAAACATGTTGACATGATGTTAGATTATGGAACAACTCGAGTAGAAATTGGAGTTCAGAGTTTGACTGAACGAGTTTATAAGATTGTCAACAGGGGACATAATTTACAACAAGTGATTAGCTCATTTCAGATTGCAAAAGATGCAGGATACAAAATTGTAGCACATATGATGCCAGGACTTCCAACTATGAGTCCAGAAGAAGATATTGCAGATTTTAAGAAATTATTTGAGATGGAAGAATTCAGACCAGATATGTTAAAGATTTATCCTGCATTAGTACTAAAAGATACACCACTTTATGAGGATTACAAATTAGGAAATTACAAACCATATTCTACAGAAGAGATGATTAATGTTTTAACTGAATCTAAAAAAATTATACCAAAATGGGTTCGAATTATGAGGGTGCAAAGAGAGATTACAATGGATGAAATTGTCGATGGGCCAAAAATGGGAAATTTACGGCAAAAAGTTCATGAAGAATTAGCAAAACATGGAACATCATGCAAATGTATTAGATGTAGAGAAGCGGGTCTTAATAATAAAAAGGAATTTTCTGAACTAAAATTGGAAAGAATTGATTATGATGCATGTGGTGGAAAAGAGGTATTTTTGTCATTTAATGACGCAGACGATTTGACGTATGGATTTTTGAGACTAAGAAAACCTAGTGAAAAGGCACATAGAGAAGAAATTACAGATAAAACGTCAATTGTAAGAGAACTACATGTATTTGGAAAAGCAATCAGTATTGGTGAACAAGAAGAATTTAGTTTTCAGCATCAAGGAATAGGAAAAAAATTGATGATGGAAGCTGAAAAAATTGCTGCAACTGACCTATCATCAAATAAGCTATGTGTAATCAGTGCAGTTGGTACAAGAGAATATTATAAAAAATTGAATTACAGAATTAATGGACCATATATGGCAAAGGAGTTGTAA
- the lysS gene encoding lysine--tRNA ligase, translating to MSEQNVIGKGTWIDKLASELIEREKQLGRDTSLIRVESGLGASGIPHIGSLGDAVRAYGVKLALENMGYKSELIAYSDDLDGLRKIPAGFPDSLEEHIGKPVSLIPDHTGEHESYGMNMSSRLLDGLEKLGIEYTFKRARDTYKEGLLQEQIHTILTQSERIGAKIEDLVGQEKYQKFLPYFPVCAQCSRLYVAEATEYLPDERKVRYKCCDAEIGGKKIKGCGYEGEADIKKDLGKLAWKVEFAARWSAFDIRFEAYGKDIMDSVKVNDWVADDVLNFPHPHHIKYEMFLDKGGKKISKSLGNVVTSQTWLKFGTPESILLLLYKRITGARELGFEDIPSLMDEYNELEKIFFGKIKLDNEAKLVKSKGLYEYVNLLSPPKQMPAQVSYRLLLELSKIFKEDRISRINKKLVDYRAIKETSPEIDRLIEMAGNFADEFDISDEIDIDIDSKIKGALSKLIIVLEKDGEIEDLQNEIYQIAKGDDIEPKDFFKVLYQIILSTTRGPKIGPFILDIGKKNVAEKIGKYVK from the coding sequence ATGTCTGAACAGAACGTTATAGGAAAAGGAACATGGATTGACAAACTTGCATCAGAATTAATTGAAAGAGAGAAACAACTAGGTAGAGACACTAGTCTAATCAGAGTTGAAAGTGGATTAGGTGCATCAGGTATTCCTCATATCGGGAGTTTAGGAGATGCAGTTAGAGCATACGGAGTAAAACTTGCTTTAGAAAATATGGGATACAAATCAGAATTAATTGCATATTCAGATGACCTTGATGGATTAAGAAAAATTCCAGCAGGATTTCCAGATTCACTTGAAGAACATATTGGAAAACCAGTATCACTAATACCTGATCATACAGGAGAACACGAATCCTATGGAATGAATATGAGTAGTAGGCTTTTGGATGGATTAGAAAAATTAGGAATTGAGTACACCTTCAAAAGAGCAAGAGATACCTACAAAGAGGGTTTACTGCAAGAACAAATTCATACAATTTTAACACAAAGTGAAAGAATTGGAGCAAAAATTGAAGATTTAGTCGGACAGGAAAAATATCAGAAATTCTTACCATATTTCCCTGTATGTGCACAATGTAGCAGATTGTATGTTGCAGAAGCCACAGAATATCTACCAGATGAAAGAAAAGTTCGTTACAAATGTTGTGATGCAGAAATTGGTGGAAAGAAAATCAAAGGATGTGGATATGAAGGAGAGGCAGATATTAAAAAAGATCTTGGGAAATTAGCATGGAAAGTAGAATTTGCTGCAAGATGGAGCGCGTTTGATATCAGATTTGAAGCATATGGAAAAGATATCATGGATTCAGTCAAAGTTAATGATTGGGTTGCAGATGATGTTTTGAATTTTCCACACCCACACCACATAAAATATGAAATGTTTTTGGATAAAGGTGGAAAGAAAATATCAAAATCATTAGGCAACGTTGTAACATCTCAAACATGGTTGAAATTTGGAACGCCAGAATCAATACTTTTGTTACTATACAAGAGAATCACAGGTGCAAGAGAATTAGGATTTGAGGATATACCATCACTTATGGATGAATACAATGAACTTGAAAAAATATTCTTTGGCAAAATTAAACTTGATAATGAGGCAAAATTGGTAAAATCAAAAGGATTGTACGAATATGTCAATCTATTATCGCCTCCAAAACAGATGCCAGCTCAAGTAAGTTATAGACTTCTTTTAGAATTATCTAAAATTTTCAAAGAGGATAGAATTTCTAGAATAAATAAAAAACTAGTAGATTACCGTGCAATCAAAGAGACATCACCTGAAATTGACAGATTAATTGAGATGGCAGGAAACTTTGCAGATGAATTTGACATATCAGATGAAATTGATATAGATATTGATTCAAAGATCAAAGGTGCACTAAGTAAACTAATTATCGTTTTAGAAAAAGATGGAGAGATTGAAGATTTGCAAAATGAGATATATCAAATTGCAAAGGGCGACGATATAGAACCAAAAGACTTTTTCAAAGTACTATACCAAATTATTTTGTCAACTACTAGAGGCCCAAAAATTGGTCCATTCATTTTAGATATTGGAAAGAAAAACGTAGCAGAAAAAATTGGCAAGTACGTGAAATAA